The following proteins are encoded in a genomic region of Dioscorea cayenensis subsp. rotundata cultivar TDr96_F1 chromosome 8, TDr96_F1_v2_PseudoChromosome.rev07_lg8_w22 25.fasta, whole genome shotgun sequence:
- the LOC120267811 gene encoding uncharacterized protein LOC120267811: protein MDGLQGWAKRKIHRHGAHDLATAISIAELLIELQRDERPKPPKEKGANGNGGGDNHHESKEHKFEKGKWNSKTPNEPKDGGMIQKMKWQDGEEKESPYELKIGSMQIINDLKVQMEKPMESEDRLFVESKVGNHVVDALIDPGATHNFLEEKEAKKLGIPYKMERGMLKSVNMEPTPIHGVARGVKVSLGD, encoded by the exons ATGGATGGATTACAAGGATGGGCCAAGAGGAAGATCCATAGGCATGGAGCTCATGATCTTGCCACCGCGATCAGCATAGCCGAATTACTCATAGAACTCCAAAGGGATGAAAGACCGAAGCCACCTAAGGAGAAGGGTGCCAATGGCAATGGTGGGGGAGACAACCATCATGAAAGCAAGGAGCACAAATTTGAGAAGGGCAAGTGGAACTCCAAGACACCAAATGAGCCCAAGGATGGAG GcatgatccaaaagatgaagtgGCAAGATGGTGAAGAGAAGGAGTCACCCTATGAATTGAAGATTGGCTCCATGCAAATCATCAATGATCTCAAGGTACAAATGGAGAAGCCAATGGAGAGTGAGGACAGATTGTTTGTGGAATCCAAAGTGGGAAATCATGTAGTGGATGCTTTGATCGACCCCGGCGCCACCCACAACTTCCTTGAGGAGAAAGAGGCAAAGAAGCTCGGTATCCCTTACAAGATGGAACGTGGCATGCTTAAATCAGTAAATATGGAGCCAACACCCATCCATGGCGTAGCAAGAGGAGTCAAGGTGAGCCTAGGAGACTGA